One Vicia villosa cultivar HV-30 ecotype Madison, WI linkage group LG5, Vvil1.0, whole genome shotgun sequence genomic window, ttggggatgagaaattcaggtaaggagccttgattagggaagtagaacagctcgtaggagaaataaactcctatgcttgaggaatggaacgaactctcgggagaaataaactccgtgcttggggagagaccaagtttccaggagaaataaactcctatgataaGGGAGAAGTGGTACAACTCATAAGGttgtgccccaagtttcatgacccatgaagggattttccctaaaggatccttggagagatttgtcgaatctcgacgtaattgccccagattggttgaactcaagagagattcctcgacatgattgccccagattgatcaaagcttgaagagatttatcgacatgattgccccagatatgttgaatttgagaggtcaaacctcgacttaattgcccctgattaggtacatcttactagaatccccaagctttctttgttttgaagtcaaacaaacctggaaacaactttaccacgctcaacggtgtcttcaaactcttcccgcAGAATAATCAAAGAATGcatcaactgttcatgcccaacggatttctttagagaacctgccccttgatggtcaacatttgagatgattagcttttactccttggagttctcaagtctcttgtactttgatatgatcaagttgctcattgattctcatccttgaaaatttccttgatgttaagcacatattttgtatgcaaaagaatgttaattctaagaatgataattctaatgcaaagcctatgttagtcttgaagttttaaaactatttatgaaatgaggttgcgacctcttgtgactgaatcactagttgacacaacctcgatttttgcgtatggaagataaagcaaacgtacgataccaacatggatatgagtctcgcttcattgggagtcagttaaacgctatctcatcggagtgcgcttttcgaaataaaccctacttcaattaggacttttaagggttgtaacttggccgggttaacggttttggaaacaaaggatttttaggctcaaaattatttgtacccacccccttcatgatgttctccagtcctatgttcagttaattcgacatgagtgttcacccctcacaaggaatttggaatggttgaggaatcaatgaggttttttggacatggcggtcgctcaccttttattcttctgattcattatcacacgaccttgttcttgcttggcaatttcatcatctttttttcttttgccattttcttttcatccatttttattttcattatttttcgccattttttttgctctctttttttttgaacaagtcgtgtgacctcgcatagtctttgattcgttggaggtgattgcgactgcctcgctcctttgattcgatgaaggattaccattgtggtgttGTCATCTCTTGATGggataaggataatcattgcggttttgacattcctcaaccttttgaacgataaccattgttgtatccttggatgcatacccttttggtgagttctgaacactcgatcaagttaaatgaacactaccctgccccaaggttaaaataagggtttttatgattagaaaagaaactcctacttcaaggctcaaaagggttgacgagggtctatctcccttatatctccggtgtttggggatttgaaataatgcctgtacatcctcagtagggttttattcaaaagcacacaattagagatttttacgtttttatctttcatcattctccctccgctcttttcCTACGCAagggattagtaaagttggtatcatatgcaagcaaatcattttatgagtgaaaacgaatggattacttcaagacaaacataaacaatgtactatgattttcattcagaaattaacaagtttttacatgctagcaatgcttaaacaaacaatgaaatgttacaaatgagaatgcaataaagaactgaatggccgccattgttgaggagacttgactccgtctggacttattgctcttgaatactttctgtaATTTTGATACCCTTTCGAGActtcaattttcgcatgaacctCTTGGGGTGAATGAcatacaatcctcagttgaatggcttTGTGCTCCAGCATGGTagtcacttagcattatcatgtgCTCCTTCCAGACACTTctgattacttcaaaagagaactccaacgaagatACCCAggagttgtaaatttttgccttactttagggattcgagcaatgcgagtgatgcaatgctcaagataagagtacgtcttgcttatccctcaatcgggagccccaagcaacttcacaCATGTACAAGGGATGATTACCACTTTAGCTTCGATATCCACACCATTCAGAGTGAGAGTAAATGACCTTTTCAATTCTTGATATCAGGTATTAGGCACAAACACGCAATGTTTATCTCAACGGAGTCAAGACCTTTTATGGCTTCCaaacttttctccaagaggtgaaaCCTTTTGTCGATTTCAATACTCGGAAACTTGGAGACTTCAACGATGcgaattctccttaccaagaataggaatctcaacattatttcaaacattctgattcataagaccttctcttgaggtgagattaacatttgcgtctggcctctgaggaacttgtctcaactcttcgtgtcaaagagaaaacgcttgaataacctccatacactgattcatgccagtctccatttctgttctcatctcatttaaaacccacagagttgttccaataTCAACATTTGGGCACGTAACAGTGAGAAGTCAACTGTGTCGCTGAAGTCAGAATTTGAGTAGACAgggccccataagcttctgagagaaccatgaaatacatgatagtatgaatgcatgttccaTTTATGGAGAATCCCAAAGTCGTTTCacacacttttttttcttttggaatcaaagctttttGTAtagaatttcttttcttttcttttttctgcttttctatttccttttttcttttttttttctcttttttttttttggaaatagactttaggatccctcgcAAATGAAgtgggtaaagcaatgatgttatgcaatgcaaaatcatgggatcaaggtccatataatcttagtaaccaccgcacaatcctttgaatgactgatataaaacctctgtacaggccaaatgtcacaggatcaaaggttcgacgccctttttgaataccagaatatcaagcaccatgagaacggaccaaataaaggtccgacctcaaatatgaagagccaaaggtatgtaggagtcaaggtttcctgtcccaccccaatctcacgggtatgaagtctagacacggacaagtggtccctaatggtcactagggtctacagttcccatggggtacaaagtgtttgaggcaacaagcgtgccagacacaatgttccatgaaagaacctcgcccagttgtggtaccccatgtcaagctcgatcgtagcaagagccacgggagtcaacatgagcatccacgctaatcctatgtgtcactggcctgggtagtgggccttttacctcacaaaaaccccccacctgcaaaacaaagcagaaaaatatgtggcccccacggggacccataatatagtccagatgcatgcggaaagtaaacatgatatgcaagcaggtgataaacatgatatgcaagcatatatacaaatgatgcaaacatataaacagaacaaagaaacacccaataaaagaaacaaacaaaggctaggatcgacttgcttaggtatttccccagcagagtcgccagctgtcgcacgctcgcgaaaaatgaacagagtcgccaccaatatatttatcccatgagggaaaggaatatcagaaaacctaacaaaggaaggaacagagtcttacgaccagagaatcaaggtacgggagtcggttacgcaaggggaaggtattagcacccctcgcgcccatcgtactcgatggtatccacctatgtttgtttctatctaaagggtgtgtactatgtctacctatatgtgaatgcatgcaaaaagaaatacggggaaaagaaggaattatttacaattgtgctcgttcaagccccgcgacttgatgcctacgtatccttttcaggaatcagagtgtcgtagttcggctcaatattttctgtttgtttttgtgttttttagttgggcggagttaacgctcgcgctcttgcataagggggcagcctaggatgcaatagagcggagataacgatgcccttaagaaaggaggtgagagagtgattttgagcgtttcgaggaaatcccttaagcaagggaaactcgagttactctttggttggtgttttttagaagttgggaacttacgcctgaatggtacccttaagcaagggagatccaagcactcgaatgattcccttaagcaagggagattcaagcttccattccctttttaatgattttcacttttttattaatgttttttaagtgttttctttgtattttttagagggattttattttgaatatttttagatgttttagtgttgtaaaagaaaaaagaatgaaagaggggagactaacctattttctagcctaattgttgttattctaatctaagtctaaagttaacatggtgactaaattctaaaaggagcattaaaatgttattaacaaggtaggccaaaaatatggccaaaaacaagtaacgaaATCACACAACAACTATACCAAAAaacatggaaatgatacaaaaaaataaaagaatcaattcAAGATTAGTTacaaaatttaaactaaaaataccactatttttatgagttttttatgtcATTTCATTACCTAAAAAAGgtataaaaaaaactaagtagAAAAACCTAAAAACTACCAATTAAATGTGAATCAGGGGGGTGTGAAGAGTACATGCGCAGGTCTGGTACAGAGGCCCAAAAGgttttttgttgttcaagtttttGGCCAAAAGTGGAGGTGTAACGGGCCTAACTGAGGTGCGAATAGGGGATTTCATACTAGGCCCAGATGCTGATTGCTTTGATTCACTGTATCCAATTTTTATTcagatttttatttaataaaagtaattgaattaaaaacaaaaattaaaaaaagaaaggggattagggttcatTTTGAGACGATTCAGCTCACTCTCAGACTCCTCCTCACTCTCGCAACAAACGGCGCCGACGGCGCCTTCCCCTATCTCCGATTCAATCTCCGACCACCACAAATTGCATCCCCTTCCTCACGACCTAAGTCATTCTCCCTTTGAATTCATCTTCTCAATTTCTTATTGATTATCAACTTAAACCTAAACCTCCAAATCTACATCACAAAACCTTACAGACTCGAAATCAAAACGTAAGTTGAGAAGGATCCTGGATTTGAGCGATTAACGAGGAATTACGACCCGTGCAATCAATAACGCCATCAATTGCGTCCAGAACGAACGGAGAAACTTTGCGTCATATCTCAACGGCGGCGAGGACGTCGGTCTCGATGGAAGATTCTCAGGTACCGACATGTTTCATTTTGATTCAGCACCTCATCTCATtaccttcttctctttcttctttctgtTTTTGAATTATTCTGGAATTTCTGTGTGTTGCCGCTGCTGAGTGGTTGTTGTTGTGCGTTGAGAGAGAATGCCGAGGGAGATGATGGAAATTAGGCTTAGCACACCTTCATTCAGAGTTCAAAGATGGAACTCTGATGAAGATTGGTGGTTGTGCTTTGGTGAGAATGGAGAAGATGTGGTTGCAGAGAGTGAGcagagagaagatgaagatgattgggGAGTGTGATGAATGAAGCGTGTGACATGGAGAATTGAGATGAAGAATGGTAGAGTGTGGTGGTTATggtgtgaagatgatgaagattgtggAGAAGGTGAAGTGAGAATGGAGAAAGTAGCGTGAAGTTTCAATTGTGGAGGGAGAGGAGAATATATAGGTGAGGTGAGAGGATGTGAGCCATTGGATTAGGGGGAGTTTGTTACATGATTGAAGGGTGAGGATTGAATCAGTTAGGAGTTAGTTATCTCTGTTTTTTTTTCAGTTGTTATTGTTAGTTATTCTGGACTCACTGAGTTGATTAGCAACTCAGTTAGTTACAAATCAGAACTCAGTTAGTTGGGAAAACAATTAGTTAGTTTATGGAGTGAAGTTTGTGTTGTTAGTTAGCAGTTAGGGATTAGTATAGGTTGTTATGGTTAGGAAAAGTTAGGAATtctgtttgttgttttttttctgtTATGAATGATTGTTAGTCACTGTGGGTTTGAATCAAGTGATGAAGAGAATTGTCAACCTATTAGTGGTATTTGGTGGGTTGAAAGTGAATGTTGCTTTGATCCTATTTCTGTTATTCACTTGTGAAGAAACCATTAGAATGTTGACAAATGAACTGAAGTTAGAGAGGTTAGTTACAATGGGTTTTGATGAAATGAAGTCGTATCGATGTCGCACCTTTTGAAATCCTCTTTATGTATGCATTATCTTGTAATGGCCTCTAAATGTTACTGATGTAAACAGCTTTACGATGCGTGCCTTGAACTGTATGTCATTCCTTTGAACTTGTATGCTgacatggttttttttttgttgaacgaAAGTCCTACCGTATTGTTCATAATAGTTTGTTAGGTATAAATCTGATTTGAAGTGAGCCTGTCCTTGAGTGCTAATGAACCTGATTGAATTGTGTGATTTTCTGCATAGGTGTTTGTGTAACAGTCCACTGTGAATGTGTGTTTAGGTATGTGAAATGTATTTGTATTAACTGGTGAGTTATTAACAGGTGCGGCGCATTATTTTGGTTTATGCAGGGCTGGATTTCATTGGCGGTAAAGTGATTTGAATGTAGAGTGGGAACTGTTTGGATTTTGAAACtggatgtgtggtatggttttgaatttgtgagtttggttttttttataatatagtgGGCTGAATTGGTGCAGCAGATTCAGCTGTGATTGTTTAGTATGGAATGTGTGAATTCAGGTTGACTGATTTATGATGATGCAGGTTTATATGAAGTCAGAATTCGTGCAGTAGGTTTTGTGGAGGATTGAAGAATGAAGGTTGATGAAATGGCTTGGTCACAAAGGAAACTTGAAGCATCTTAATGTTGAGTCACGAATATGCTGAACAGAAAGAAGATAGGTCTAGGACAgggtgttgactttggtcaactgtttgaccaaaagtcagcagttgactaaaagtcaactagaagtcaaaatattttttgggTGTAATTTTCAACATAGTTTGTATGTAATGGATTTGGTCAATGCTAATGAAATGTGGACTTCTCATGACTTTTCTTGTGTAttccttttatgtagtatatggaTTTTGTAATGGATTGGGTTTGGAACATGAAATATGTAATGCCTTTTGTAATGAAATTTGTATGAAGTGTATGAATGTTTAAGTATATATGGACTTTGGATCCTTTGAATGTGTAGATTTTGAATGAATGAATGGTGAACTTGTATGATACAAACCATCTTTGACATGCACCTTGAATTGTATTCAGATGAAATCTTGATCAGAACTCATACACGCACTCCTTAATTCCTATCCTTGCGTGCATACCAGTTTTGATAAATTGAAACAAACTTGACCTCAAATGCCATCACTTGAATTCACAGTTTGAGTTTACTCGTATTTTGAAACGAAACACCTGATAAACGCACTTCTTTAACTTTGATGGAGTCACCCTTTTTCAATTGTATCATGATGTATGCCTTATAACTCACACAAGCCAAAATATCAAATTGATGACCCATACTCCTCTTGTCCGACCAGAATTCCTTTTTAATTGTTGGATATAACCTCAGATGAAAATCAAGTTTGAAATATTGAAGGAAAGATGTTCAAGATAGCCCTAAGACAAAACTCATACGTAAGGGATTGAAATCCTGATTCCACAGTTCCATGTTCAAAGAAGAACTAGGTGAACCAGTCTACGTACACCTCAAAACATTATGGAACCTTAAcaattcaagatccttgatcccaatactaattttattgattaatgaatttatgatatgttAGATGGCCTAATGGGGATATGCAGATGAGATGCAAAGCTTAAGCCTGATAAAattaaaagggtaggacaaatttggggtatgacatctgtcacccttatcatcactaatcttccttagcagagtctatgatccatatttgtttatcctcagtcagtgtcaacCTTAATCTTgggatttaaacaagaagtctcaattagacaatctttctgctatcattcaaaacccctggaaagggtcagcctccaatcattccttcattttaacaaaacccctggaaagggtcagcctccaaaaattcattctttcaaaagataatttccccagctgagtaaaatccctggaaagggttagcctccaaaaaaatcagtcttttaatagataaatcctccagtagagtaaaactcccccagtgagtccttcatcattaagtatccacaaccttgggctttgtacaaggcagataaaccacatttcctgtgtcaaagattcctaatctcaaggatcttttccccatagagtcatccatactcagtttctttaaaagtcagccacaaccttgggctttgtacaaggcagaaaataatgttttccctagccagagtagccacaaccttgggcttcatacaaggcacaaagtaatgacttccccagttaagattcaggcacaaccttgggctttgtacaaggcacaaaatagagtcatccatagtcttcaaaTTCAGTTTCCTCAGgcgtcagccacaaccttgggcttcatacaaggcacaaaagagagtctccctaagtagagtcagccacaattatgggctttgtacagaacaccaaataaaacccatcaaataaacactctccagctagagtcagcctcaattctaggctttgtacagaacacaaaaaattcTTTAGTTTAAATCCATCCCCAGTAGAGTTACCTTTCAAggtcaataaaaacaataaatcaatcaaaagcctcaagcttgggcctcattcaagccatctaaaaatcaaatctttcaaacaatagatagacatagctcatcttcataggtgggtatttctcttatctcaccacaaacaaacaatcattacaatcatttcaaacaaatcatcatttcaaacattctcccatttaggactcgtgaaaggcatgctctggcaacacacccagacttgtacgaccctttccctaatttggttgagaatctttcatttaagaggcattttggatgtcatacttgatcaaccaagtatgctccccctcttaatgaaatattttagcttttctgtcactttaaaaatgtttgtggtggaatagtagaaatacctctctgtaaagatgatttcatgtctctttactgtaaacaaagatttaattcaagcttcaaccttgagcttcaagcaaggcacaaaaaatcattttaaatccctaattagttccccgaactacattaagctctgacttccattagggatatgtaggcatgaggttcacaaggaatcttagcgagctaacaaaataccaaaaatagtcagtctatttgtcttcttttcaattcaattcaattctctctcctaacacaaaggagaaactttcccaataacaagcaacaatcacaatcacaatgacatagagaaggttcccgtaaagtactacggatatgtagggtgcttaaactcttctatgtataaccgaccccccggactccagaatttctagtctaggtgaatccccacacttagcaaactcctagggtttatttgagatctttttcccctctcctactcgttacgataattaaaaagtttgtgtgatatcataggaagaactgaaacaaaattcatcccgccacgggcgcattctccttccaaatttcgcgtgaagggtctagcgtgccgtcctcccaagtgaaacggggaggtaaagaaaacgacaccacaatccGTCATTTTAAATGGATAAAAACCCAATGAAGAAGAGACATTCCTCATATCCCTCCTGCTAAACCTTCAGCCACTATATTAAAAAGAAATGGGGAGAATAGCCTTCCTTAACGAAGGCCTCTAGAATCTTGGAAATCCCGCGTGGGGCTAccatgttagaacatagtttggttctaatcatattttagtgttttgaagataacaagcaaataaattttgtataaaggaaacatggtactctaattatatatttctgatTTCTGAAGATGTATCAGTACCAGCACAATCAGAACATGACAAATACGCAAAGCTGGACAAACACAAGAGATACTCAAAGTCTTAAGGCAACTTTTGTTACTGCACCAAACCGGTGCGAACACATCTATAACAAAATCTGAAATGCAAGGCTGAATAGAAGATCACGAAGACTGATTCAAAATAATGGCTTTAAGGACATAATCATTAGTAAAAcggctgcaacactccaaaagcgcaattcccaaggttgattgaagaagatatccacatgcaaatccttggagaaaacaaaatctaagataacacgcaaaccatttaatgttGCACACAAGATTTGAAGTTAACGGGAAAAAATATTGAAGCTATATATATTCATGATCGTTTGAatcaaaaaacaacaacaatcacacaCGAGAATATCATTACTCtgaaaaatcatcaagtgtgaagaaaactCTCTGAAGCAAAAACTCTCATATTCATATTCTGAGTTCATAACCttgtacttaatcttagtgaaatatcacactggtgattacagctttttagaagcaacCTTATACACTGTCATCAGAAGTTACGTAGTAACTGAGTCATTGAGAGACTGGTTAGGTctgaagtctcaagaagtctaggactagattGAGTCTTAGAGGTTGGTTAGTCACTAGTAGTTTGGCTCGTGCactgtattgtgagtcacgaaggttggtcgtgcaagtgtaatcaggttctgattatagtggattaagtcctcgttgagagaggcaaatcaccttgttgagggtggactggaggtagccttattaaaaaggtgaaccaggataaaaataaatatgttctGTCTATTTTTCTTTCAAACCAAAAATAATCACtcattcaaccccccccccccccttctaagtgttttatcaatcttcaattggtatcagagtgcttggttctgggtgcaaacacttaaccgtgtcagagaaagatccagaaggaaaacactatggcgAATGATTTAAACAAAAATGGTTACACAAAACCCCCTGTGTTCtatggagaaaattttgaatattggaaagataggatagaaagtttctttctaggacaagATCCTGACCTATGGGATATTGTAGTATATGGTTACAATCATCCTGAAGACACGGGTGCAAAGACAGCAAGGAAGAACATGACggataaacaaaataaagaattCAAAAGTCATCACAAAGCCAAACTATCTTGCTAAGTGCTATCTCACATGCAGAATATGAGAAAATCACCAACAGAGATACGGCGCATGATATATTTGAGTCactcaaaatgactcatgaagacaatgctcaagtcaaagaaacgAAAGCTCTGGCCTTAATcgagaagtatgaagccttcaagatggaagatgatgaaactaTTAAAGCCATGTTCTCAAGGTTTTAGACCTTGACTGCTGGTCTAAGAGTTCTAAATAAAGGATACAcgaaagctgatcatgtaaagaaataatcagaagtctaccaagaagatgggggccaatggttacagcattcaaAGTCGCAAAGAATCTTGATGAAGTATCccttgaagaacttatcagtgcgttaagaagtcatgagattgagctcgacgcaaatgagcctcaaaagaaaggtaagactatagctcttaaatctgttaaaaaatttgaaactaaTGCTCTGCaggctaaggaagaatgcttaagTGAGTCTGgatcagaggaagaagatgagctATCCCTTCTCTCCAggagagtaaatcaactctggaagagcaagcaaaagaagttcagaaacttcagaAGACCAGAATCTAAAGGAGAATCCTCTCAATACAGAAGATCAAGCAGAAAAGGTAgtgtatgttatgaatgcaatgaactaGGACTCTTCAAAAGTGATTGTCCTAAACTGCAAAAAGAAAGGCCTAAGAAAAGGTTTGAAAGGAAGAAAAGTCTGATGGCTATTTGGGATGACTCTGAATCATCTGAAGACGAATACAACTTagaagatgaacatgccaacATAGCATTCATTGCCACCATCGAAAATGACTCAGATTCAGAAGCAGAAACAAATGAGGTATTTTATGAACTCACTAGAGAAGAGCTTGAAGAAAGCTTAACAGAACTTCTAGAAAGTCACAATAGATTAAGAGCGAAATTTAAAAGGCTAAAGAACGACCTTCTAGCTGAAACAAAGAAACTTAAACAAGAAAATACTGAACTTCAAGATAACAATATACAACTCATAGAGGAACTGGAAACACAAAAAACCCTTAAGTCAGATAGTACTTTAAAAtctgatattttgaaagaatatgatgaTAGTTTTCAAAAGTTTCTTATTAAAAGTATAAACAGAAGCAAAAtagcctctatgatttatggtgtaagtA contains:
- the LOC131604893 gene encoding uncharacterized protein LOC131604893, which gives rise to MAIWDDSESSEDEYNLEDEHANIAFIATIENDSDSEAETNEVFYELTREELEESLTELLESHNRLRAKFKRLKNDLLAETKKLKQENTELQDNNIQLIEELETQKTLKSDSTLKSDILKEYDDSFQKFLIKSINRSKIASMIYGVSRNNRT